The window CTGTGGCGTCCCCAAGAGCGAGATGGGTGCGATGGAAAGCGATAAAGTCGGGAAAATTTCCTGCAACCCGATAGAGCAGGCGGAGATGCTAAACAAAGCCGGTACGGAGCTGAATCTTCTGCTCGGCCTCTGCGTGGGGCACGACGCGATTTTCATAAAGCACTCGCAAGCGCCCGTCGTCCCGCTCGCCGCTAAGGACCGCGTGCTCGCGCACAATCCGCTCGGCGCGGTCTACTGCTCGGCGATATACAAGAGGATGCTGAAGGAGGCCGAAGAAGCCCGCGCCGAGAAGGAGGGCGCCCAGGAAAAATAAAAGCGCCCGCCGGACGCGGCAAAAAATTTTCAGCGCGCCCGCCATTTATCTTTTGAGCGTATAGCTGATACGGATCCAAATTGCTTGACAAAAGCCGGCGTTGTGGTACATAATAAAGACAGCGGGCTACCGCGTCAAACGAATATCCCTATAAGTTGAAAACAGGCGATGTCTGTCTATTGACAGTTGTCGCTTTTTTGCTATAATGTCCATTTGTACGACTGTACAATTTTATTAATTCTCAACTGGGGAGGTTGCTCCCGTGCACGTAAAAGAGACTTCGGGCAAGGCATTTGAGCGGCGCAGGGTTTTTGGCAGAGAGAAAAATCTTATCGCGCTGCCGGACCTGGTAGAGGTGCAGCGCAACTCTTACCAGTGGTTTTTTCAGGCTGACAGAGAACCCGCCAGCCGCGAATCACAGGGGTTGCAGGAGCTTTTCGACGAAGTTTTCCCTATCGAGAGCTTCGACGGCAAGTTCGTCCTCGAATTTGTAAAATATTACGTCGATTCCGTTCAGGTCAGCCTGGATGAGGCACGCAGCAGGGACCTTACATGGTCGAGACCGCTTCGTGCGACGATCCGCCTGATCAATAAAACGACCGGCGAAATTAAGGAAGAAGAAATCTATCTCGGCGATTTCCCCGCAATGACGGAGAGGGGGACCTTTATAATCAACGGGACGGAGCGCGTCGTCGTGAACCAGCTGGCGCGCTCGGCAGGCGTCTACTACAGCGCCGACCTTGGCATCCCCGGCCAGGAGAGCTTCCTCGCGAAGCTCATACCGGACCGCGGCGCGTGGATAGAATTCGACCTGGCTCCTGGGAACGTCGTATCCGTAAAGATAGACAACCGCAAAAAGATTCCCGTGACGATGATGCTCCGGGCGTTCGGAGTGCGCTCTACCGACGAGATCATCTCCCTCTTCGACGGCAGGGAAGAGGAGATGGATCTGATCGACGACGACGTGACCGGTATGCTGATAGCCGAGGACGTCGCAGCTAACGACGGCTCGAACGCTATACGCATACGCAGGAATACGCGCCTCACTAAGGAGCATATGGAAGAGCTCTGGAATCAGGGGCGCACAAAGGTCCGCATGTGGAACATAGACCCGGCGATAGCTGCGACGGTAGAAGGCGACAAGACCGATTCCGCCGAGACGGCGCGCCTTGAGATATTCCGCAAGCTGAAGCCGAACGAACCGGCGCGTATGGAGAACGCGAACGAATATTT of the Synergistes jonesii genome contains:
- a CDS encoding DUF1847 domain-containing protein gives rise to the protein MRCDLCAKKPCREGNACSSCDAAALYADAEDRRMMRAASEVEAEYYGEVNRIEEIILFSQKMGYKKLGLSFCSGLAEEASKIAHILENYFEIESVNCKVCGVPKSEMGAMESDKVGKISCNPIEQAEMLNKAGTELNLLLGLCVGHDAIFIKHSQAPVVPLAAKDRVLAHNPLGAVYCSAIYKRMLKEAEEARAEKEGAQEK